One window of the Synechococcus sp. CC9311 genome contains the following:
- a CDS encoding bifunctional nuclease family protein, protein MVEMSVIGIALDAASRSPIVLLRDLSRRRQVPIWIDQAQAHNIMAGLNGEPSPRPLSHDLMVRLLAAGELHLERVIIHAIEDSTFRAVLKLSHDVPSDAIEDFTEGESIEENEASEEPLDIDARPSDAIALAIRTGSSIWMLEEVVAEASIAVDAEADAEDRNEFRRFLDQVSPAAMVRHLETRQPQDDPSDKETDDDNLG, encoded by the coding sequence ATGGTGGAAATGAGCGTGATTGGGATTGCTCTGGATGCCGCCAGCCGGAGTCCGATCGTCCTGCTTCGAGATCTATCTCGACGGCGACAAGTGCCGATCTGGATCGATCAGGCCCAGGCCCATAACATCATGGCTGGGTTGAATGGAGAGCCATCTCCTCGCCCTTTAAGCCATGACTTAATGGTGCGCTTGTTGGCTGCTGGTGAACTGCATCTCGAGCGGGTCATCATCCATGCGATTGAAGACAGCACGTTTCGCGCTGTCTTGAAACTCAGCCATGACGTGCCAAGCGATGCGATTGAGGACTTCACAGAAGGTGAGTCGATCGAGGAGAACGAGGCGAGCGAAGAACCGTTGGACATTGATGCCAGGCCCAGTGATGCCATTGCGCTTGCCATTCGTACAGGCAGCAGCATTTGGATGTTGGAGGAAGTGGTCGCTGAAGCCTCGATCGCGGTGGATGCAGAAGCGGATGCAGAGGATCGAAACGAGTTTCGACGATTTTTAGATCAGGTCAGTCCTGCCGCCATGGTTCGGCATCTTGAGACGCGACAACCGCAGGACGATCCATCAGACAAAGAAACGGACGACGACAATTTGGGATGA